From a single Catenulispora sp. EB89 genomic region:
- the leuA gene encoding 2-isopropylmalate synthase: MRVQPQQPSGMPIHKYVPFAPVELPDRSWPTKVVDQAPRWCAVDLRDGNQALIDPMSPARKLKMFELLVAMGYKEIEVGFPAASQTDFDFVRQIIEENRIPDDVVIQVLTQAREELIERTFESVRGAKQAIVHLYNSTSTLQRRVVFGQDTAGITQIAVNGAKLCQKFHEAMPARADGTRTEIYFEYSPESYTGTELEYAVEVCNAVTAVWQPTPDRKVIINLPATVEMATPNVYADSIEWMHRNLERRDSIVLSLHPHNDRGTAVAAAELGYQAGADRIEGCLFGNGERTGNVCLVTLGLNLFSQGVDPQIDFSDIDEVRRTVEYCNQLPVHPRHPYGGDLVYTAFSGSHQDAIKKGFEHLERDAAAAGKTVDEIVWAVPYLPIDPKDVGRSYEAVIRVNSQSGKGGVAYILKTEHQLDLPRRAQIEFSQVIQAKTDAEGGEVTPEEIWNVFVDEYLPNPSAPWGRIRLLGHHASSAIEEKDQLTVDLAVDGDTTQLDGVGNGPIDAFTNLLSGVGIDVRVLDYVEHALTSGEDAKAASYVECAIGSRVLWGVGIDANIVTASLKAIISAVNRAFR, encoded by the coding sequence ATGCGAGTACAGCCGCAGCAGCCCTCCGGTATGCCGATCCACAAGTACGTCCCGTTCGCTCCCGTCGAGCTGCCCGACCGCAGCTGGCCGACGAAGGTGGTCGACCAGGCCCCGCGCTGGTGCGCCGTGGACCTGCGCGACGGCAACCAGGCGCTGATCGACCCGATGTCCCCGGCCCGCAAGCTGAAGATGTTCGAGCTGCTGGTCGCCATGGGCTACAAGGAGATCGAGGTCGGCTTCCCGGCCGCCTCGCAGACGGACTTCGACTTCGTCCGGCAGATCATCGAGGAGAACCGGATCCCCGACGACGTGGTGATCCAGGTCCTGACCCAGGCCCGCGAGGAGCTGATCGAGCGGACCTTCGAGTCCGTGCGCGGCGCCAAGCAGGCCATCGTGCACCTGTACAACTCCACCTCGACGCTCCAGCGCCGGGTGGTCTTCGGCCAGGACACCGCCGGCATCACGCAGATCGCGGTGAACGGCGCCAAGCTGTGCCAGAAGTTCCACGAGGCGATGCCCGCGCGCGCCGACGGCACCCGCACCGAGATCTACTTCGAGTACTCGCCCGAGTCCTACACCGGCACCGAGCTGGAGTACGCCGTCGAGGTCTGCAACGCGGTGACCGCGGTCTGGCAGCCCACCCCGGACCGCAAGGTGATCATCAATCTGCCGGCCACGGTCGAGATGGCCACGCCCAACGTCTACGCCGACTCCATCGAGTGGATGCACCGCAACCTGGAGCGCCGCGACTCCATCGTGCTGTCGCTGCACCCGCACAACGACCGCGGCACCGCGGTGGCCGCCGCCGAGCTGGGCTACCAGGCCGGCGCCGACCGCATCGAGGGCTGCCTGTTCGGCAACGGCGAGCGCACCGGCAACGTGTGCCTGGTGACGCTGGGCCTGAACCTGTTCTCCCAGGGCGTGGACCCGCAGATCGACTTCTCCGACATCGACGAGGTGCGCCGCACCGTCGAGTACTGCAACCAGCTGCCGGTGCACCCGCGCCACCCCTACGGCGGCGACCTGGTGTACACCGCCTTCTCCGGCTCGCACCAGGACGCGATCAAGAAGGGCTTCGAGCACCTGGAGCGGGACGCCGCGGCGGCTGGCAAGACCGTGGACGAGATCGTCTGGGCCGTGCCGTACCTGCCGATCGACCCCAAGGACGTGGGCCGCTCGTACGAGGCCGTGATCCGGGTCAACTCGCAGTCCGGCAAGGGCGGCGTGGCGTACATCCTGAAGACCGAGCACCAGCTGGACCTGCCGCGGCGCGCGCAGATCGAGTTCTCGCAGGTGATCCAGGCGAAGACGGACGCCGAGGGCGGCGAGGTCACGCCGGAGGAGATCTGGAACGTCTTCGTGGACGAGTACCTGCCGAACCCGTCCGCGCCGTGGGGCCGGATCCGGCTGCTGGGACACCACGCGTCCTCGGCGATCGAGGAGAAGGACCAGCTCACCGTGGACCTGGCGGTCGACGGCGACACCACGCAGCTGGACGGCGTCGGCAACGGGCCGATCGACGCGTTCACGAACCTGCTGTCCGGCGTCGGGATCGACGTGCGGGTGCTGGACTACGTGGAGCACGCGCTGACCTCCGGCGAGGACGCGAAGGCGGCGTCGTACGTGGAGTGCGCGATCGGCAGCCGGGTGCTGTGGGGCGTGGGGATCGACGCCAACATCGTGACGGCGTCGCTGAAGGCGATCATCTCCGCGGTGAACCGCGCTTTCCGCTGA
- a CDS encoding M4 family metallopeptidase, whose protein sequence is MTRATTRTPFCGIVPPHLLSRLADSDLHVADAARRTLTADARHRLTRSAVPWVGERHLAAPTTVERSDDRSIFDDHDTENLPGSEVRAEGGPTTGDPSADEAYDGLGATFDFYLKVYNRWSVDGQGLPLKGTVHYGVQYDNAFWNGSQMVFGDGDGAVFGRFTGAVDVIGHELTHGVTQYTANLVYRGQSGALNESVSDCFGSMVKQYQLGQDAADADWLIGAGLFLPSVQGVALRSMKDPGTAYDDPHLGQDPQPAAMSGYVDTTTDDGGVHINSGIPNRAFYLAATGIGGKSWEGAGAVWYDVLTSPTLPAAATFATFGTATVHAAEARFGRRSAQAHAVAAAWREVGVSVHS, encoded by the coding sequence ATGACGAGGGCTACGACGAGGACTCCCTTCTGCGGCATCGTCCCGCCGCACCTGCTGTCCCGCCTGGCGGACTCCGACCTCCACGTGGCGGACGCGGCACGCCGCACGCTGACCGCCGACGCCCGGCACCGCCTCACCCGCAGCGCCGTCCCGTGGGTCGGCGAGCGGCACCTGGCGGCGCCGACCACCGTGGAGCGCAGCGACGACCGCTCGATCTTCGACGACCACGACACCGAGAACCTGCCCGGCTCGGAGGTGCGCGCGGAGGGCGGGCCGACGACCGGGGACCCGAGCGCCGACGAGGCCTACGACGGGCTCGGCGCGACCTTCGACTTCTATCTGAAGGTCTACAACCGGTGGTCCGTGGACGGCCAGGGGCTGCCGTTGAAGGGGACCGTCCACTACGGCGTGCAGTACGACAACGCCTTCTGGAACGGCTCGCAGATGGTGTTCGGCGACGGGGACGGCGCGGTGTTCGGCCGGTTCACCGGAGCGGTGGACGTCATCGGGCACGAGCTCACACACGGCGTGACGCAGTACACGGCGAACCTCGTCTACCGCGGGCAGTCCGGCGCGCTGAACGAGTCGGTGTCGGACTGCTTCGGTTCGATGGTCAAGCAGTATCAGCTCGGCCAGGACGCGGCGGATGCGGACTGGCTGATCGGGGCGGGGTTGTTCCTGCCCTCGGTGCAGGGGGTCGCGCTGCGGTCGATGAAGGACCCGGGGACGGCTTACGACGATCCGCATCTCGGGCAGGATCCCCAGCCGGCGGCCATGTCAGGGTACGTCGACACGACTACGGACGATGGCGGGGTGCATATCAACTCCGGGATTCCCAACCGCGCGTTCTACCTGGCGGCTACTGGGATCGGGGGTAAGTCGTGGGAGGGCGCCGGGGCGGTTTGGTACGACGTGCTGACGTCGCCCACGCTGCCGGCCGCCGCGACGTTCGCCACGTTCGGTACGGCGACCGTGCACGCTGCCGAGGCGCGCTTCGGGCGCAGGTCGGCGCAGGCGCACGCGGTGGCGGCGGCTTGGCGGGAGGTCGGGGTTTCGGTTCACAGCTGA
- a CDS encoding GNAT family N-acetyltransferase, giving the protein MTITIREIDLAGADAMSTLLPLFRAATAVAAPRAPEPSESYLRLQIGPRAARHIACLVAYDGDRPAGFARMNHGKVANRDMVYGELWIPAGDRDEVTGALVEACRDYARGRDATRLVLDTSELSGYDAVCGAGGGRALSSDYRRQLDLTAIDHQQYAAWAAPTEKNSHYRVDIWRTPTPEHLLGPLVVAYDVMRDAPTGELVIETPPPDVDRRRQTEADDAAAGMQMYVAAAFAADGESGSGSEIAGFHEVFVYPDYRMAEVGNTGVPAKFRGHGLGLRLKAAMALHLLEYEPHVDMVSTSNDADNAPMVRVNDAMGYEVAEAWQAWQFEV; this is encoded by the coding sequence ATGACTATCACGATCCGGGAAATCGACCTCGCCGGCGCGGACGCGATGTCCACGCTGCTTCCACTCTTCCGGGCCGCGACGGCGGTCGCCGCGCCGCGCGCGCCGGAACCCTCCGAGTCGTACCTCAGGCTGCAGATCGGCCCGCGCGCGGCCCGCCATATCGCGTGCCTGGTCGCCTATGACGGCGACCGTCCGGCCGGGTTCGCGCGGATGAACCATGGCAAGGTCGCGAACCGGGACATGGTGTACGGCGAGCTGTGGATCCCGGCCGGAGACCGTGACGAGGTGACCGGGGCGTTGGTGGAGGCGTGCCGAGACTACGCGCGCGGGCGGGATGCCACCCGGCTCGTGCTCGACACCAGCGAGCTGTCCGGCTACGACGCCGTCTGCGGTGCCGGCGGCGGCCGGGCGCTGTCCAGCGACTACCGTCGTCAGCTGGATCTCACGGCGATCGACCACCAGCAGTACGCCGCCTGGGCCGCGCCGACGGAGAAGAACTCGCACTACCGGGTCGACATCTGGCGGACCCCCACGCCGGAGCACCTGCTGGGGCCGCTGGTCGTGGCGTACGACGTCATGCGCGACGCCCCGACCGGGGAGCTCGTGATCGAGACCCCGCCACCGGATGTGGATCGGCGGCGGCAGACTGAGGCTGACGATGCGGCAGCCGGGATGCAGATGTATGTCGCTGCGGCGTTCGCCGCGGATGGCGAGAGTGGGAGTGGGAGCGAGATCGCCGGCTTCCACGAGGTGTTCGTCTATCCGGACTATCGGATGGCCGAGGTCGGCAACACCGGTGTGCCGGCGAAGTTCCGCGGGCACGGTCTGGGACTGCGGCTGAAGGCGGCGATGGCGCTGCATCTGCTGGAGTACGAGCCGCATGTGGACATGGTCTCGACGTCGAACGACGCGGACAACGCACCGATGGTGCGGGTCAATGACGCTATGGGGTACGAGGTCGCGGAGGCTTGGCAGGCCTGGCAGTTCGAGGTCTGA
- the era gene encoding GTPase Era, translated as MVCMTSSASGRSRSRQAANAEAAKKKAERVKRSQKLAEKRVTTDRVRDSEPAPTAYGRGVRDDSPPRYEFPDDFRAGFACFVGRPNAGKSTLTNAVVGAKVAITSGRPQTTRHTVRGIVHREDAQLVLVDTPGLHKPRTLLGARLNDEVRATWAEVDVIGFCVPADEKLGPGDRFIATELAGVRRTPKIAILTKTDKASKEQIAEQLLALVELGREVGVEWAEVIPVSAVRDEQIELLENLLVKQLPESPPLYPGGELTDEPEEIMVGELVREAALEGVRDELPHSLAVTVEEMTLREDRPADRPLLDVHATLYVERPSQKAIVIGHGGERLREVGSRARRQIEALLGTPVYLDLHVKVAKDWQRDPKQLAKLGF; from the coding sequence ATGGTCTGCATGACGAGCAGCGCGAGTGGACGATCCCGGTCCCGCCAGGCGGCGAACGCCGAGGCGGCCAAGAAGAAGGCGGAGCGCGTCAAGCGCAGCCAGAAGCTCGCCGAGAAGCGCGTCACCACCGACCGGGTCCGGGATTCCGAGCCCGCGCCGACCGCCTACGGCCGCGGTGTCCGTGACGACTCCCCGCCGCGCTACGAGTTCCCCGACGACTTCCGGGCCGGCTTCGCCTGCTTCGTCGGCCGCCCCAACGCCGGCAAGTCCACGCTCACCAACGCGGTGGTCGGTGCGAAGGTGGCGATCACCTCCGGGCGTCCGCAGACCACCCGGCACACCGTGCGCGGCATCGTGCACCGCGAGGACGCGCAGCTGGTCCTGGTCGACACCCCCGGACTGCACAAGCCGCGCACCCTGCTCGGCGCGCGCCTGAACGACGAGGTGCGCGCCACCTGGGCCGAGGTGGACGTCATCGGGTTCTGCGTCCCGGCCGACGAGAAGCTCGGCCCCGGCGACCGGTTCATCGCCACCGAGCTGGCCGGCGTCCGGCGCACGCCGAAGATCGCCATCCTGACCAAGACCGACAAGGCCTCCAAGGAGCAGATCGCCGAGCAGCTGCTGGCCCTGGTCGAGCTGGGCCGCGAGGTCGGCGTGGAGTGGGCCGAGGTGATCCCGGTCTCCGCCGTCCGCGACGAGCAGATCGAGCTGCTGGAGAACCTGCTGGTGAAGCAGCTCCCGGAGTCCCCGCCGCTGTACCCGGGCGGCGAGCTGACTGACGAGCCGGAAGAGATCATGGTCGGCGAGCTGGTCCGCGAGGCCGCGCTGGAGGGCGTGCGCGACGAGCTGCCGCACTCCCTGGCCGTGACGGTCGAGGAGATGACGCTGCGCGAGGACCGCCCGGCCGACCGTCCGCTGCTGGACGTGCACGCGACGCTCTACGTGGAGCGCCCCAGCCAGAAGGCGATCGTCATCGGCCACGGCGGCGAGCGACTGCGCGAGGTGGGCTCCCGGGCCCGCCGCCAGATCGAGGCGCTGCTGGGCACGCCGGTGTACCTCGACCTGCACGTGAAGGTGGCCAAGGACTGGCAGCGCGACCCGAAGCAGCTGGCCAAGCTCGGGTTCTAG
- a CDS encoding cytidine deaminase — protein MTDTQLDPENAKLHTLAKAQRARNGAAEGAAVRDETGRTYVATTVELPALKLSALQAAVAMAVVGGATGLEAAVLVSAEKQFRQEDLDVVADLKGSGTPPRLFLADPKL, from the coding sequence ATGACCGACACTCAGCTGGACCCCGAGAACGCCAAGCTCCACACCCTCGCCAAGGCCCAGCGGGCCCGCAACGGCGCGGCCGAGGGCGCGGCGGTTCGTGACGAGACCGGCCGCACCTACGTGGCCACCACCGTCGAGCTGCCGGCGCTGAAGCTCTCCGCGCTGCAGGCCGCGGTCGCGATGGCCGTCGTCGGCGGGGCGACCGGGCTGGAGGCCGCGGTGCTGGTCAGCGCGGAGAAGCAGTTCCGGCAGGAGGACCTGGACGTGGTCGCCGACCTCAAGGGCTCCGGCACCCCGCCGCGGCTGTTCCTGGCCGATCCGAAGCTCTGA
- a CDS encoding hemolysin family protein: MSVLLFWEIVAVVVLVAVAGFSACADAALSRVSRVRAAELVEEGVPRAARLKQLVDDPARVLNLVLLLRVACEIAATVLVTVLFMRRIDDAWGAGFAAIGVMIAVSYIFIGVMPRTIGRQHSVRVALRFAGPLALLTSVLGPLAQLLIVIGNAVTPGRGFREGPFASEAELRALVDLAEANSVIEDQERRMVHSVFELGDTLVREVMVPRTDMVFIERHKTLRQALSLALRSGFSRIPVVGENADDVVGIVYLKDLVRRIHEHPSGETTELVESAMRVPVCIPDSKPADELLRDMQAGHIHLAVVIDEYGGTAGLVTIEDILEEIVGEIADEYDVERPSVERLSPDAARVTARLGVDELGDLFGVDLEDDDVETVGGLMAKRLGRVPIPGAQIEVEGLRLTAESPEGRRRRIGTVLVKRVPQDDA; the protein is encoded by the coding sequence ATGAGTGTCCTGCTCTTCTGGGAGATCGTCGCCGTCGTGGTCCTGGTCGCGGTGGCGGGGTTCTCCGCCTGCGCGGACGCCGCGCTGTCCCGCGTGTCGCGGGTGCGGGCCGCGGAGCTGGTCGAGGAGGGCGTGCCGCGCGCGGCGCGCCTTAAGCAGCTGGTCGACGATCCGGCCCGGGTCCTGAACCTGGTCCTGTTACTGCGCGTGGCCTGCGAGATCGCGGCGACGGTGCTGGTCACCGTGCTGTTCATGCGCCGGATCGACGACGCCTGGGGTGCCGGGTTCGCCGCCATCGGCGTGATGATCGCGGTCTCCTACATCTTCATCGGCGTGATGCCGCGCACCATCGGCCGCCAGCACTCGGTGCGGGTGGCGCTGCGCTTCGCCGGCCCGCTGGCGCTGCTCACCTCGGTCCTGGGGCCGCTGGCGCAGCTGCTGATCGTCATCGGCAACGCCGTCACGCCGGGCCGCGGCTTCCGCGAGGGCCCGTTCGCCTCCGAGGCCGAGCTGCGCGCGCTGGTGGACCTGGCCGAGGCGAACAGCGTCATCGAGGACCAGGAGCGCCGCATGGTGCACTCGGTCTTCGAGCTCGGCGACACGCTGGTGCGCGAGGTGATGGTGCCGCGGACCGACATGGTCTTCATCGAGCGCCACAAGACCCTGCGGCAGGCGCTGTCGCTGGCGTTGCGCAGCGGCTTCTCCCGCATCCCGGTGGTCGGCGAGAACGCCGACGACGTGGTCGGCATCGTGTATCTCAAGGACCTGGTGCGCCGGATCCACGAGCACCCGAGCGGGGAGACCACCGAGCTGGTGGAGTCCGCGATGCGGGTCCCGGTCTGCATCCCGGACAGCAAGCCCGCCGACGAGCTGCTGCGGGACATGCAGGCCGGGCACATCCACCTGGCCGTGGTGATCGACGAGTACGGCGGCACCGCCGGCCTGGTGACCATCGAGGACATCCTGGAGGAGATCGTCGGGGAGATCGCCGACGAGTACGACGTGGAGCGGCCCTCGGTGGAGCGCCTGTCCCCGGACGCGGCGCGGGTCACCGCGCGCCTCGGCGTGGACGAACTCGGCGACCTGTTCGGCGTGGACCTGGAGGACGACGACGTGGAGACCGTCGGCGGCCTGATGGCCAAGCGCCTGGGCCGGGTGCCGATCCCCGGCGCGCAGATCGAGGTGGAGGGGCTGCGCCTGACCGCGGAGTCCCCGGAGGGCCGGCGGCGCCGCATCGGGACCGTGTTGGTGAAGCGCGTTCCGCAGGACGACGCCTGA
- the ybeY gene encoding rRNA maturation RNase YbeY, translating into MSIDIANETDYGTEQGVDAEELVGVARYVLGEMGIHPMAELSILLVDTAAMEQLHIQWMDEPGPTDVLSFPMDELRPARAEDDNEPVPGLLGDVVLCPEVAEKQAKDAGHSTAEELRLLTTHGILHLLGYDHAEPEEEAEMFGLQKQLLRGWKARSDAR; encoded by the coding sequence ATGTCGATCGACATCGCCAACGAGACCGACTACGGCACCGAGCAGGGTGTGGACGCCGAGGAACTGGTCGGGGTGGCCCGGTACGTGCTGGGCGAGATGGGCATCCATCCGATGGCCGAGCTGTCCATCCTGCTGGTCGACACCGCCGCGATGGAGCAGCTGCACATCCAGTGGATGGACGAGCCGGGCCCGACCGACGTGCTCTCCTTCCCGATGGACGAGCTGCGCCCGGCCCGCGCCGAGGACGACAACGAGCCGGTGCCGGGCCTGCTCGGGGACGTGGTGCTGTGTCCGGAGGTGGCCGAGAAGCAGGCCAAGGACGCCGGCCACTCCACCGCCGAGGAGCTGCGGCTGCTCACCACGCACGGGATCTTGCACTTGCTCGGCTACGACCATGCCGAGCCCGAGGAGGAGGCCGAGATGTTCGGCCTCCAAAAACAGCTGCTCCGAGGATGGAAGGCCAGGTCAGACGCTCGATGA
- a CDS encoding PhoH family protein, with the protein MADNTAPRSGKGRQSSAADRNGRAAGTGRAGANGANASSEPSRPVSGTRATRAEEVAPGVVQAKIEIPSGHPLVSVFGAGDGLLRVIEKAFPGVDIHARGNQVTIAGSRAEVGLVERLFEEMLLMLRTGAPLTEDGVERSIQMLRSGEADVDGQRPAEVLTQNILSNRGRTIRPKTLNQKNYVDAIDRNTIVFGIGPAGSGKTYLAMAKAVQSLQAKQVNRIILTRPAVEAGEKLGFLPGTLYEKIDPYLRPLYDALHDMIDPDSIPRLMAAGVIEVAPLAYMRGRTLNDAFIILDEAQNTSPEQMKMFLTRLGFGSKIVVTGDITQVDLPGGTQSGLRVVRNILTGVEDIHFAELTSADVVRHRLVGDIVDAYGRYDAEHDEARDRGGDANRKRH; encoded by the coding sequence ATGGCAGACAACACCGCACCGCGTTCGGGCAAGGGCCGCCAGTCCTCCGCCGCGGACCGCAACGGGAGGGCGGCCGGAACCGGCCGCGCGGGGGCGAACGGGGCGAACGCGTCCTCGGAGCCTTCCAGGCCCGTCTCCGGGACCCGCGCCACCCGTGCCGAAGAGGTCGCCCCGGGCGTCGTCCAGGCCAAGATCGAGATACCGTCCGGGCACCCCCTGGTCTCCGTCTTCGGGGCCGGCGACGGCCTGCTGAGGGTGATCGAGAAGGCCTTCCCCGGCGTCGACATCCATGCCCGCGGCAACCAGGTGACCATCGCCGGCAGCCGCGCCGAAGTGGGGCTCGTGGAGCGCCTCTTCGAGGAGATGCTCCTGATGCTCCGCACCGGCGCCCCGCTGACCGAGGACGGCGTCGAGCGCTCGATCCAGATGCTCCGCAGCGGCGAGGCGGACGTCGACGGGCAGCGCCCCGCCGAGGTCCTGACGCAGAACATCCTGAGCAACCGCGGCCGCACCATCCGTCCCAAGACCCTCAACCAGAAGAACTACGTCGACGCCATCGACCGGAACACGATCGTGTTCGGCATCGGCCCGGCGGGTTCCGGCAAGACCTACCTGGCGATGGCCAAGGCGGTGCAGTCGCTGCAGGCCAAGCAGGTCAACCGCATCATCCTGACCCGCCCCGCGGTCGAGGCCGGGGAGAAGCTCGGCTTCCTGCCCGGGACGCTGTACGAGAAGATCGACCCGTATCTGCGGCCGTTGTACGACGCGCTGCACGACATGATCGATCCGGACAGCATTCCTCGGCTGATGGCGGCCGGGGTCATTGAGGTTGCTCCGCTGGCATATATGCGTGGCCGTACTCTCAATGACGCATTCATCATCCTCGACGAGGCCCAGAACACCTCCCCCGAGCAGATGAAGATGTTCCTCACCCGCCTCGGCTTCGGTTCCAAGATCGTGGTCACCGGCGACATCACGCAGGTCGACCTCCCCGGGGGTACGCAGTCCGGGCTCCGGGTCGTGCGTAATATCCTCACCGGCGTGGAGGACATCCATTTCGCCGAGCTGACCAGTGCCGACGTCGTGCGGCACCGGCTGGTGGGGGACATCGTCGACGCGTACGGACGGTATGACGCCGAGCATGATGAGGCCCGCGACCGTGGTGGGGACGCCAACAGGAAGAGGCACTGA
- a CDS encoding adenylosuccinate synthetase — MDLIGMKHAIVVDLGYGDAGKGSTVDWLCSPGHAERSEHAAASGAADSAASADRRTASQVRAVIRFNGGAQAAHNVVTPDGRHHTFAQFGAGTFHGVPTHLSRFMLVEPFALAAEAAHLAELGIPNPFALLSADSRALITTPYHRAANRVRESARDRTPGSTRHGTCGMGIGETVSFSLAVSPDKPPRVGDCRDRATLVRKLTALRDRIAADLELSGLHLPADLPGPEFCADVYQAFAQRVRIVDEECDGYLATLLESGPCVFEGAQGVLLDEWYGFHPHTTWSTTTFANAEELLTESGQGPDSTVRLGVVRTYSTRHGAGPFVSEDASLAPMLPEPHNEAGTWQGAFRIGHFDAVAHRYALDVCGGADALVVTHADVRARGRRLCRAYQASADVPAMEKLPRSLMPDLDYQRLLTKTVMSCTPVYEDGPRDQRDWPDVIGEALATPVALVSSGPTWREKAARLPCAK, encoded by the coding sequence ATGGACTTGATCGGTATGAAGCACGCGATCGTGGTGGACCTCGGCTACGGCGACGCCGGCAAAGGCTCGACCGTCGACTGGCTCTGCTCCCCCGGGCACGCCGAACGTTCCGAGCACGCCGCCGCCTCCGGGGCCGCCGATTCCGCCGCATCCGCCGACCGCCGCACCGCCTCACAAGTCCGTGCCGTCATCCGCTTCAACGGCGGCGCGCAGGCCGCGCACAACGTGGTCACCCCCGACGGCCGCCACCACACCTTCGCGCAGTTCGGCGCCGGCACCTTCCACGGCGTGCCGACCCACCTGTCCCGCTTCATGCTCGTCGAACCCTTCGCCCTGGCCGCCGAGGCCGCGCACCTGGCCGAACTCGGCATCCCCAACCCGTTCGCCCTGCTCTCGGCAGACTCCCGCGCGCTTATCACCACCCCCTACCACCGTGCCGCGAACCGCGTGCGCGAGTCAGCCCGGGACCGCACCCCCGGGTCGACCCGCCACGGGACCTGCGGCATGGGGATCGGCGAGACGGTCTCCTTCTCCCTGGCCGTCTCGCCAGATAAGCCACCGCGCGTGGGGGACTGCCGGGACCGCGCCACGCTGGTCAGGAAGCTGACGGCGCTGCGCGACCGGATCGCCGCCGACCTGGAGCTGTCCGGCCTGCACCTGCCCGCGGACCTGCCGGGCCCGGAGTTCTGCGCGGACGTGTACCAGGCGTTCGCGCAGCGCGTGCGGATCGTGGACGAGGAGTGCGACGGCTATCTCGCCACGCTCCTGGAATCCGGGCCCTGCGTCTTCGAGGGCGCGCAGGGCGTACTGCTCGACGAGTGGTACGGCTTCCACCCGCACACCACGTGGTCGACGACCACGTTCGCCAACGCCGAGGAGCTGCTGACGGAGTCCGGCCAGGGCCCCGACAGCACCGTGCGCCTCGGCGTGGTCCGCACCTACAGCACCCGGCACGGCGCCGGACCGTTCGTCTCCGAGGACGCGTCCCTGGCCCCGATGCTGCCGGAGCCGCACAACGAGGCCGGAACGTGGCAGGGGGCGTTCCGGATCGGGCACTTCGACGCGGTGGCACATCGCTACGCGCTCGACGTGTGCGGCGGCGCCGACGCATTGGTGGTCACGCACGCGGACGTCCGAGCGCGCGGCCGCCGCCTGTGCCGGGCCTACCAGGCCTCCGCGGACGTACCCGCGATGGAGAAGCTGCCACGCAGCCTGATGCCCGACCTGGACTACCAGCGGCTGCTCACCAAGACGGTGATGTCCTGCACGCCGGTGTACGAGGACGGCCCGCGCGACCAGCGCGACTGGCCGGACGTGATCGGCGAGGCACTGGCGACCCCGGTCGCCCTGGTGTCCTCGGGGCCGACGTGGCGGGAGAAGGCCGCGCGGCTGCCCTGCGCGAAGTAG